A region from the Cannabis sativa cultivar Pink pepper isolate KNU-18-1 chromosome 9, ASM2916894v1, whole genome shotgun sequence genome encodes:
- the LOC115722229 gene encoding helicase-like transcription factor CHR28 isoform X1: MYLQLIAETLLKASECYQAAGWENRLAMTDIVDISSSDSDVEIDDSRGTSAVRRLPNSLSAPGRNSNFRGLVGQSRNVASPKYGASSSNGSSHSVNGHTRVQQQIHPHFSDDAGPSNQFIGRPHDSKFHIDVNSYQQRPANTPRKANFSGNAHENSSSQQALKRILPSSLLSSTISTESNRSSNQIRDTYASSRYSTGPSSTISKGHMRDHSSMGNDNDVFMHENNGGRTLPSSMMHLKSTAPTQFATSSESVYRSMTGEERVAESDERLIYQAALEDLNQPKVEANLPEGLLSVSLLRHQKIALAWMLQKETRSLHCLGGILADDQGLGKTISMIALIQMQRFLQKKSKSEESCSQKTVALDIDDDDDGKVGPEEVKKTEQSDDVKLAPEVSTSSRVFNKRRPDAGTLVVCPASVLRQWARELEEKVASEAVLNVLVYHGGNRTKDPVCLASYDVVVTTYAIVTNEVPKQPLVDEDDDEKNGLSSEFSTNKRKKKTSNVGKKGRKGRKGIDSSTVDYDCGPLARVGWLRVILDEAQTIKNHRTQVARACCSLRAKRRWCLSGTPIQNTIDDLYSYFRFLRYDPYAMYKSFCNTIKVPISRNAVQGYKKLQAVLRAIMLRRTKGTCIDGEPIINLPPKNVCLSKVDFSSEERAFYTQLEADSRSQFKAYAAAGTVNQNYANILLMLLRLRQACDHPILVKEYNSDCVGKDSVDMARRLPRDLLINLLNLLESLALCSKCDDTPENPVVTMCGHVFCYQCISEYLTGDDNTCPATECKEQVGSDVVFSKATLRSCISDDLDGSPVNYSFVDKTVVMQSDYNSSKIKAVIEILQSHSKPNNLDGEPCGSVSVGCNGSSSLANEFANSSHSHVDVLKHTTTYSNKPIEGPIKTIIFSQWTSMLDLVEDSLKQARIRYRRLDGTMSLVSRDKGVKDFNSNPEVTVMLMSLKAGNLGLNMVAACHVILLDLWWNPTTEDQAVDRAHRIGQTRPVTVTRLTIKNTVEDRILALQEEKRKMVASAFGEDHSGGSGARLTVEDLKYLFMV; this comes from the exons ATGTATTTACAGCTTATTGCTGAAACATTGCTAAAAGCTAGTGAATGCTATCAGGCTGCTG GTTGGGAAAATCGACTTGCAATGACGGATATTGTGGACATAAGTTCATCTGATAGTGATGTAGAAATAGATGATAGTAGAGGTACTTCCGCTGTGAGACGTCTTCCTAATTCGCTATCAGCACCAGGCAGAAACTCAAATTTTAGAG GTCTTGTTGGGCAGTCTAGAAATGTTGCTTCTCCTAAGTATGGGGCATCTTCTTCTAATGGGAGCTCACACAGTGTTAATGGCCATACCCGGGTGCAGCAGCAGATTCATCCTCATTTCAGTGATGATGCAGGTCCCTCAAATCAATTCATTGGACGACCACATGATTCGAAGTTTCATATTGATGTTAATTCTTATCAGCAGCGTCCGGCCAATACTCCACGTAAGGCTAATTTTTCTGGTAATGCCCATGAGAATAGCTCTTCCCAACAGGCTTTAAAGAGGATACTTCCATCTTCTCTTCTGTCTTCTACTATAAGTACTGAGTCAAATAGAAGCAGCAATCAGATTCGAGATACTTATGCAAGTTCTCGCTATTCAACAGGGCCAAGTTCAACCATAAGCAAGGGCCACATGAGAGATCACTCCAGCATGGGCAACGATAATGATGTTTTCATGCATGAAAACAATGGGGGTAGGACTCTGCCTTCTTCTATGATGCATTTAAAGTCCACTGCTCCTACACAGTTTGCCACTTCAAGTGAGTCCGTTTACCGGTCCATGACTGGGGAAGAAAGGGTTGCTGAAAGTGATGAGAGGCTGATATATCAAGCTGCATTGGAG GATCTCAACCAACCAAAAGTGGAAGCTAATTTACCTGAAGGTCTTTTGTCAGTATCTCTTCTTAGACATCAG AAAATTGCATTGGCATGGATGCTTCAGAAGGAAACTAGAAGTCTACATTGTCTGGGTGGAATTTTAGCTGATGATCAG GGACTTGGCAAGACTATATCAATGATTGCTCTCATACAGATGCAAAGGTTCTTGCAGAAAAAATCCAAATCAGAGGAGTCATGCAGTCAAAAAACTGTAGCTTTGGacattgatgatgatgatgatggtaaGGTTGGCCCAGAGGAAGTCAAGAAAACTGAACAATCAGATGATGTTAAGTTAGCTCCAGAAGTTAGTACCTCTTCAAGGGTTTTCAATAAGCGGAGGCCAGATGCTGGTACATTGGTTGTGTGTCCAGCTAGTGTTCTTCGACAGTGGGCCAGGGAGCTTGAGGAGAAGGTTGCAAGTGAAGCGGTGTTAAATGTCCTAGTCTATCATGGAGGTAACAGGACAAAGGATCCTGTTTGCTTGGCCAGCTATGATGTGGTTGTCACAACATATGCCATTGTAACTAATGAAGTCCCAAAACAACCTCTGGTtgatgaggatgatgatgaAAAAAATGGATTATCTTCCGAGTTTTCCACAaataagaggaagaagaagacttCAAATGTTGGCAAGAAGGGTAGGAAAGGTAGAAAAGGAATTGATAGCTCTACTGTTGATTATGATTGTGGTCCCCTTGCAAGAGTTGGTTGGCTGAGGGTGATATTGGATGAAGCTCAGACAATCAAGAATCACAGGACTCAAGTGGCTAGAGCTTGCTGCAGTCTTCGAGCTAAAAGAAGGTGGTGCTTATCTGGTACACCAATACAAAATACAATTGATGATTTGTATAGCTACTTCAGGTTTCTAAGATATGACCCCTATGCGATGTATAAATCATTTTGCAACACAATAAAGGTTCCAATATCTAGAAATGCAGTTCAAGGATACAAGAAGCTACAAGCAGTTCTAAGAGCTATAATGTTACGTCGAACAAAAG GAACATGTATCGATGGGGAGCCCATAATCAACTTACCACCAAAGAATGTTTGCTTGTCTAAGGTGGACTTCTCATCAGAGGAGCGGGCTTTTTATACTCAACTAGAAGCTGATTCACGTTCACAATTTAAG GCATATGCTGCTGCTGGCACAGTGAATCAGAATTATGCAAATATTCTTTTGATGCTTTTGCGTCTCCGGCAGGCTTGTGATCACCCGATTCTTGTTAAGGAATATAATTCTGATTGCGTTGGAAAAGATTCTGTAGATATGGCTAGAAGACTCCCCAGAGATTTGCTTATCAATCTATTGAATCTCTTAGAATCTTTGGCTCTCTGTAGTAAGTGTGAT GATACACCTGAAAACCCTGTTGTTACTATGTGTGGCCATGTTTTCTGCTATCAGTGTATATCAGAGTATCTGACCGGGGATGACAATACATGTCCTGCTACTGAGTGCAAAGAACAAGTTGGCTCTGATGTCGTTTTTTCCAAGGCTACTCTGCGAAGTTGCATCTCTGATGATCTTGATGGTAGTCCTGTGAATTATTCATTTGTTGATAAAACAGTAGTCATGCAGAGTGACTACAATTCATCTAAAATCAAAGCTGTGATTGAAATTTTGCAATCACATTCAAAGCCAAACAACTTGGATGGAGAACCATGTGGCTCTGTCTCTGTTGGGTGCAATGGAAGCTCTTCTTTAGCTAATGAATTTGCAAATAGTAGCCATTCACATGTTGATGTGTTAAAGCATACAACAACATATTCGAACAAGCCAATTGAAGGACCCattaaaacaattattttttccCAGTGGACTAGCATGCTGGACTTAGTTGAggactcactaaaacaagctcGTATACGATACAGAAGGCTTGATGGGACAATGAGTCTAGTCTCAAGAGACAAGGGTGTCAAAGATTTTAATTCAAATCCAGAG GTTACTGTTATGCTGATGTCACTGAAGGCAGGAAATCTTGGTCTAAATATGGTTGCTGCATGTCATGTTATCCTTTTGGATCTTTGGTGGAATCCCACTACAGAAGACCAAGCTGTTGATAGGGCACATAGAATTGGCCAGACTCGTCCTGTTACTGTAACGCGGCTCACTATAAAAAATACAGTGGAAGACAGGATATTAGCTCTGCAG gaagaaaagagaaaaatggTTGCTTCTGCTTTTGGTGAAGATCACAGTGGAGGCTCTGGAGCTCGCTTGACTGTAGAAGATCTTAAATATCTATTTATGGTTTAA
- the LOC115722229 gene encoding helicase-like transcription factor CHR28 isoform X3 yields MYLQLIAETLLKASECYQAAGWENRLAMTDIVDISSSDSDVEIDDSRGTSAVRRLPNSLSAPGRNSNFRGLVGQSRNVASPKYGASSSNGSSHSVNGHTRVQQQIHPHFSDDAGPSNQFIGRPHDSKFHIDVNSYQQRPANTPRKANFSGPSSTISKGHMRDHSSMGNDNDVFMHENNGGRTLPSSMMHLKSTAPTQFATSSESVYRSMTGEERVAESDERLIYQAALEDLNQPKVEANLPEGLLSVSLLRHQKIALAWMLQKETRSLHCLGGILADDQGLGKTISMIALIQMQRFLQKKSKSEESCSQKTVALDIDDDDDGKVGPEEVKKTEQSDDVKLAPEVSTSSRVFNKRRPDAGTLVVCPASVLRQWARELEEKVASEAVLNVLVYHGGNRTKDPVCLASYDVVVTTYAIVTNEVPKQPLVDEDDDEKNGLSSEFSTNKRKKKTSNVGKKGRKGRKGIDSSTVDYDCGPLARVGWLRVILDEAQTIKNHRTQVARACCSLRAKRRWCLSGTPIQNTIDDLYSYFRFLRYDPYAMYKSFCNTIKVPISRNAVQGYKKLQAVLRAIMLRRTKGTCIDGEPIINLPPKNVCLSKVDFSSEERAFYTQLEADSRSQFKAYAAAGTVNQNYANILLMLLRLRQACDHPILVKEYNSDCVGKDSVDMARRLPRDLLINLLNLLESLALCSKCDDTPENPVVTMCGHVFCYQCISEYLTGDDNTCPATECKEQVGSDVVFSKATLRSCISDDLDGSPVNYSFVDKTVVMQSDYNSSKIKAVIEILQSHSKPNNLDGEPCGSVSVGCNGSSSLANEFANSSHSHVDVLKHTTTYSNKPIEGPIKTIIFSQWTSMLDLVEDSLKQARIRYRRLDGTMSLVSRDKGVKDFNSNPEVTVMLMSLKAGNLGLNMVAACHVILLDLWWNPTTEDQAVDRAHRIGQTRPVTVTRLTIKNTVEDRILALQEEKRKMVASAFGEDHSGGSGARLTVEDLKYLFMV; encoded by the exons ATGTATTTACAGCTTATTGCTGAAACATTGCTAAAAGCTAGTGAATGCTATCAGGCTGCTG GTTGGGAAAATCGACTTGCAATGACGGATATTGTGGACATAAGTTCATCTGATAGTGATGTAGAAATAGATGATAGTAGAGGTACTTCCGCTGTGAGACGTCTTCCTAATTCGCTATCAGCACCAGGCAGAAACTCAAATTTTAGAG GTCTTGTTGGGCAGTCTAGAAATGTTGCTTCTCCTAAGTATGGGGCATCTTCTTCTAATGGGAGCTCACACAGTGTTAATGGCCATACCCGGGTGCAGCAGCAGATTCATCCTCATTTCAGTGATGATGCAGGTCCCTCAAATCAATTCATTGGACGACCACATGATTCGAAGTTTCATATTGATGTTAATTCTTATCAGCAGCGTCCGGCCAATACTCCACGTAAGGCTAATTTTTCTG GGCCAAGTTCAACCATAAGCAAGGGCCACATGAGAGATCACTCCAGCATGGGCAACGATAATGATGTTTTCATGCATGAAAACAATGGGGGTAGGACTCTGCCTTCTTCTATGATGCATTTAAAGTCCACTGCTCCTACACAGTTTGCCACTTCAAGTGAGTCCGTTTACCGGTCCATGACTGGGGAAGAAAGGGTTGCTGAAAGTGATGAGAGGCTGATATATCAAGCTGCATTGGAG GATCTCAACCAACCAAAAGTGGAAGCTAATTTACCTGAAGGTCTTTTGTCAGTATCTCTTCTTAGACATCAG AAAATTGCATTGGCATGGATGCTTCAGAAGGAAACTAGAAGTCTACATTGTCTGGGTGGAATTTTAGCTGATGATCAG GGACTTGGCAAGACTATATCAATGATTGCTCTCATACAGATGCAAAGGTTCTTGCAGAAAAAATCCAAATCAGAGGAGTCATGCAGTCAAAAAACTGTAGCTTTGGacattgatgatgatgatgatggtaaGGTTGGCCCAGAGGAAGTCAAGAAAACTGAACAATCAGATGATGTTAAGTTAGCTCCAGAAGTTAGTACCTCTTCAAGGGTTTTCAATAAGCGGAGGCCAGATGCTGGTACATTGGTTGTGTGTCCAGCTAGTGTTCTTCGACAGTGGGCCAGGGAGCTTGAGGAGAAGGTTGCAAGTGAAGCGGTGTTAAATGTCCTAGTCTATCATGGAGGTAACAGGACAAAGGATCCTGTTTGCTTGGCCAGCTATGATGTGGTTGTCACAACATATGCCATTGTAACTAATGAAGTCCCAAAACAACCTCTGGTtgatgaggatgatgatgaAAAAAATGGATTATCTTCCGAGTTTTCCACAaataagaggaagaagaagacttCAAATGTTGGCAAGAAGGGTAGGAAAGGTAGAAAAGGAATTGATAGCTCTACTGTTGATTATGATTGTGGTCCCCTTGCAAGAGTTGGTTGGCTGAGGGTGATATTGGATGAAGCTCAGACAATCAAGAATCACAGGACTCAAGTGGCTAGAGCTTGCTGCAGTCTTCGAGCTAAAAGAAGGTGGTGCTTATCTGGTACACCAATACAAAATACAATTGATGATTTGTATAGCTACTTCAGGTTTCTAAGATATGACCCCTATGCGATGTATAAATCATTTTGCAACACAATAAAGGTTCCAATATCTAGAAATGCAGTTCAAGGATACAAGAAGCTACAAGCAGTTCTAAGAGCTATAATGTTACGTCGAACAAAAG GAACATGTATCGATGGGGAGCCCATAATCAACTTACCACCAAAGAATGTTTGCTTGTCTAAGGTGGACTTCTCATCAGAGGAGCGGGCTTTTTATACTCAACTAGAAGCTGATTCACGTTCACAATTTAAG GCATATGCTGCTGCTGGCACAGTGAATCAGAATTATGCAAATATTCTTTTGATGCTTTTGCGTCTCCGGCAGGCTTGTGATCACCCGATTCTTGTTAAGGAATATAATTCTGATTGCGTTGGAAAAGATTCTGTAGATATGGCTAGAAGACTCCCCAGAGATTTGCTTATCAATCTATTGAATCTCTTAGAATCTTTGGCTCTCTGTAGTAAGTGTGAT GATACACCTGAAAACCCTGTTGTTACTATGTGTGGCCATGTTTTCTGCTATCAGTGTATATCAGAGTATCTGACCGGGGATGACAATACATGTCCTGCTACTGAGTGCAAAGAACAAGTTGGCTCTGATGTCGTTTTTTCCAAGGCTACTCTGCGAAGTTGCATCTCTGATGATCTTGATGGTAGTCCTGTGAATTATTCATTTGTTGATAAAACAGTAGTCATGCAGAGTGACTACAATTCATCTAAAATCAAAGCTGTGATTGAAATTTTGCAATCACATTCAAAGCCAAACAACTTGGATGGAGAACCATGTGGCTCTGTCTCTGTTGGGTGCAATGGAAGCTCTTCTTTAGCTAATGAATTTGCAAATAGTAGCCATTCACATGTTGATGTGTTAAAGCATACAACAACATATTCGAACAAGCCAATTGAAGGACCCattaaaacaattattttttccCAGTGGACTAGCATGCTGGACTTAGTTGAggactcactaaaacaagctcGTATACGATACAGAAGGCTTGATGGGACAATGAGTCTAGTCTCAAGAGACAAGGGTGTCAAAGATTTTAATTCAAATCCAGAG GTTACTGTTATGCTGATGTCACTGAAGGCAGGAAATCTTGGTCTAAATATGGTTGCTGCATGTCATGTTATCCTTTTGGATCTTTGGTGGAATCCCACTACAGAAGACCAAGCTGTTGATAGGGCACATAGAATTGGCCAGACTCGTCCTGTTACTGTAACGCGGCTCACTATAAAAAATACAGTGGAAGACAGGATATTAGCTCTGCAG gaagaaaagagaaaaatggTTGCTTCTGCTTTTGGTGAAGATCACAGTGGAGGCTCTGGAGCTCGCTTGACTGTAGAAGATCTTAAATATCTATTTATGGTTTAA
- the LOC115722229 gene encoding helicase-like transcription factor CHR28 isoform X4 → MYLQLIAETLLKASECYQAAGWENRLAMTDIVDISSSDSDVEIDDSRGTSAVRRLPNSLSAPGRNSNFRGLVGQSRNVASPKYGASSSNGSSHSVNGHTRVQQQIHPHFSDDAGPSNQFIGRPHDSKFHIDVNSYQQRPANTPRPSSTISKGHMRDHSSMGNDNDVFMHENNGGRTLPSSMMHLKSTAPTQFATSSESVYRSMTGEERVAESDERLIYQAALEDLNQPKVEANLPEGLLSVSLLRHQKIALAWMLQKETRSLHCLGGILADDQGLGKTISMIALIQMQRFLQKKSKSEESCSQKTVALDIDDDDDGKVGPEEVKKTEQSDDVKLAPEVSTSSRVFNKRRPDAGTLVVCPASVLRQWARELEEKVASEAVLNVLVYHGGNRTKDPVCLASYDVVVTTYAIVTNEVPKQPLVDEDDDEKNGLSSEFSTNKRKKKTSNVGKKGRKGRKGIDSSTVDYDCGPLARVGWLRVILDEAQTIKNHRTQVARACCSLRAKRRWCLSGTPIQNTIDDLYSYFRFLRYDPYAMYKSFCNTIKVPISRNAVQGYKKLQAVLRAIMLRRTKGTCIDGEPIINLPPKNVCLSKVDFSSEERAFYTQLEADSRSQFKAYAAAGTVNQNYANILLMLLRLRQACDHPILVKEYNSDCVGKDSVDMARRLPRDLLINLLNLLESLALCSKCDDTPENPVVTMCGHVFCYQCISEYLTGDDNTCPATECKEQVGSDVVFSKATLRSCISDDLDGSPVNYSFVDKTVVMQSDYNSSKIKAVIEILQSHSKPNNLDGEPCGSVSVGCNGSSSLANEFANSSHSHVDVLKHTTTYSNKPIEGPIKTIIFSQWTSMLDLVEDSLKQARIRYRRLDGTMSLVSRDKGVKDFNSNPEVTVMLMSLKAGNLGLNMVAACHVILLDLWWNPTTEDQAVDRAHRIGQTRPVTVTRLTIKNTVEDRILALQEEKRKMVASAFGEDHSGGSGARLTVEDLKYLFMV, encoded by the exons ATGTATTTACAGCTTATTGCTGAAACATTGCTAAAAGCTAGTGAATGCTATCAGGCTGCTG GTTGGGAAAATCGACTTGCAATGACGGATATTGTGGACATAAGTTCATCTGATAGTGATGTAGAAATAGATGATAGTAGAGGTACTTCCGCTGTGAGACGTCTTCCTAATTCGCTATCAGCACCAGGCAGAAACTCAAATTTTAGAG GTCTTGTTGGGCAGTCTAGAAATGTTGCTTCTCCTAAGTATGGGGCATCTTCTTCTAATGGGAGCTCACACAGTGTTAATGGCCATACCCGGGTGCAGCAGCAGATTCATCCTCATTTCAGTGATGATGCAGGTCCCTCAAATCAATTCATTGGACGACCACATGATTCGAAGTTTCATATTGATGTTAATTCTTATCAGCAGCGTCCGGCCAATACTCCAC GGCCAAGTTCAACCATAAGCAAGGGCCACATGAGAGATCACTCCAGCATGGGCAACGATAATGATGTTTTCATGCATGAAAACAATGGGGGTAGGACTCTGCCTTCTTCTATGATGCATTTAAAGTCCACTGCTCCTACACAGTTTGCCACTTCAAGTGAGTCCGTTTACCGGTCCATGACTGGGGAAGAAAGGGTTGCTGAAAGTGATGAGAGGCTGATATATCAAGCTGCATTGGAG GATCTCAACCAACCAAAAGTGGAAGCTAATTTACCTGAAGGTCTTTTGTCAGTATCTCTTCTTAGACATCAG AAAATTGCATTGGCATGGATGCTTCAGAAGGAAACTAGAAGTCTACATTGTCTGGGTGGAATTTTAGCTGATGATCAG GGACTTGGCAAGACTATATCAATGATTGCTCTCATACAGATGCAAAGGTTCTTGCAGAAAAAATCCAAATCAGAGGAGTCATGCAGTCAAAAAACTGTAGCTTTGGacattgatgatgatgatgatggtaaGGTTGGCCCAGAGGAAGTCAAGAAAACTGAACAATCAGATGATGTTAAGTTAGCTCCAGAAGTTAGTACCTCTTCAAGGGTTTTCAATAAGCGGAGGCCAGATGCTGGTACATTGGTTGTGTGTCCAGCTAGTGTTCTTCGACAGTGGGCCAGGGAGCTTGAGGAGAAGGTTGCAAGTGAAGCGGTGTTAAATGTCCTAGTCTATCATGGAGGTAACAGGACAAAGGATCCTGTTTGCTTGGCCAGCTATGATGTGGTTGTCACAACATATGCCATTGTAACTAATGAAGTCCCAAAACAACCTCTGGTtgatgaggatgatgatgaAAAAAATGGATTATCTTCCGAGTTTTCCACAaataagaggaagaagaagacttCAAATGTTGGCAAGAAGGGTAGGAAAGGTAGAAAAGGAATTGATAGCTCTACTGTTGATTATGATTGTGGTCCCCTTGCAAGAGTTGGTTGGCTGAGGGTGATATTGGATGAAGCTCAGACAATCAAGAATCACAGGACTCAAGTGGCTAGAGCTTGCTGCAGTCTTCGAGCTAAAAGAAGGTGGTGCTTATCTGGTACACCAATACAAAATACAATTGATGATTTGTATAGCTACTTCAGGTTTCTAAGATATGACCCCTATGCGATGTATAAATCATTTTGCAACACAATAAAGGTTCCAATATCTAGAAATGCAGTTCAAGGATACAAGAAGCTACAAGCAGTTCTAAGAGCTATAATGTTACGTCGAACAAAAG GAACATGTATCGATGGGGAGCCCATAATCAACTTACCACCAAAGAATGTTTGCTTGTCTAAGGTGGACTTCTCATCAGAGGAGCGGGCTTTTTATACTCAACTAGAAGCTGATTCACGTTCACAATTTAAG GCATATGCTGCTGCTGGCACAGTGAATCAGAATTATGCAAATATTCTTTTGATGCTTTTGCGTCTCCGGCAGGCTTGTGATCACCCGATTCTTGTTAAGGAATATAATTCTGATTGCGTTGGAAAAGATTCTGTAGATATGGCTAGAAGACTCCCCAGAGATTTGCTTATCAATCTATTGAATCTCTTAGAATCTTTGGCTCTCTGTAGTAAGTGTGAT GATACACCTGAAAACCCTGTTGTTACTATGTGTGGCCATGTTTTCTGCTATCAGTGTATATCAGAGTATCTGACCGGGGATGACAATACATGTCCTGCTACTGAGTGCAAAGAACAAGTTGGCTCTGATGTCGTTTTTTCCAAGGCTACTCTGCGAAGTTGCATCTCTGATGATCTTGATGGTAGTCCTGTGAATTATTCATTTGTTGATAAAACAGTAGTCATGCAGAGTGACTACAATTCATCTAAAATCAAAGCTGTGATTGAAATTTTGCAATCACATTCAAAGCCAAACAACTTGGATGGAGAACCATGTGGCTCTGTCTCTGTTGGGTGCAATGGAAGCTCTTCTTTAGCTAATGAATTTGCAAATAGTAGCCATTCACATGTTGATGTGTTAAAGCATACAACAACATATTCGAACAAGCCAATTGAAGGACCCattaaaacaattattttttccCAGTGGACTAGCATGCTGGACTTAGTTGAggactcactaaaacaagctcGTATACGATACAGAAGGCTTGATGGGACAATGAGTCTAGTCTCAAGAGACAAGGGTGTCAAAGATTTTAATTCAAATCCAGAG GTTACTGTTATGCTGATGTCACTGAAGGCAGGAAATCTTGGTCTAAATATGGTTGCTGCATGTCATGTTATCCTTTTGGATCTTTGGTGGAATCCCACTACAGAAGACCAAGCTGTTGATAGGGCACATAGAATTGGCCAGACTCGTCCTGTTACTGTAACGCGGCTCACTATAAAAAATACAGTGGAAGACAGGATATTAGCTCTGCAG gaagaaaagagaaaaatggTTGCTTCTGCTTTTGGTGAAGATCACAGTGGAGGCTCTGGAGCTCGCTTGACTGTAGAAGATCTTAAATATCTATTTATGGTTTAA